From the Pseudoalteromonas tunicata genome, one window contains:
- a CDS encoding DUF6776 family protein, translating to MSKYSKFVAVFVFIALVFLIVKLYQQNLHGVGQAGVELEKFAEIEAQMFKLQHQINLQEAELAMETQAHQQTTLQLNQLTSELFDLRKELLVYQSIMAPELVNDGLAVMDWQVSAVSENGYQFRFMLYQASSAKNINQGRFTLQIEGDLNGELKQFDLLELANLASPHNFKFRYFAAIKGSVTLPEGFKASQVSLDALKPTTQWQKFEQLKHTFTWDPHPL from the coding sequence ATGAGTAAGTATTCAAAATTTGTTGCTGTATTTGTATTTATCGCATTAGTCTTTTTAATTGTTAAGCTGTATCAGCAAAATTTACATGGCGTGGGCCAAGCTGGGGTTGAGTTAGAGAAATTTGCTGAAATCGAAGCTCAGATGTTTAAATTACAGCATCAAATTAATTTGCAAGAAGCAGAACTTGCAATGGAAACTCAAGCCCATCAACAAACCACGTTACAACTTAATCAATTGACTAGTGAACTATTTGATTTACGAAAAGAGTTACTGGTTTATCAATCGATAATGGCTCCTGAATTAGTGAATGACGGGCTTGCGGTAATGGATTGGCAAGTAAGTGCTGTGTCAGAAAACGGCTATCAATTTAGATTTATGTTGTATCAAGCCAGCAGTGCCAAAAATATAAATCAGGGGCGCTTTACGCTGCAAATTGAAGGTGATCTTAATGGCGAATTAAAGCAATTTGATTTATTGGAACTGGCTAATTTAGCTTCCCCACACAATTTCAAATTTCGCTATTTTGCTGCAATAAAGGGGAGTGTGACTTTGCCTGAAGGGTTTAAAGCTAGCCAAGTTTCCTTAGATGCGCTAAAGCCGACCACACAATGGCAAAAGT